In the genome of Roseimicrobium gellanilyticum, one region contains:
- a CDS encoding helix-turn-helix domain-containing protein: MNSSEQFAPATYERLLNGELFQNYREAFQTTTGLRLSLDTAETIRPESAIPTVTRLRLPVRVSEKVVAWVTMQPVVVQSDKYSNFEDVARAMLEKDASAAEIKSARETYSKMSAVTRARLKAVQTLLQVLAVQLSEVAEQLFLEATESEPAPVRKAREFVMKHLSEAMFLEDVARYAGVSAFHFCKVFKKHTGHTFTSYVNHVRVEHAKKLLMKPRYCVTEVAFDAGFQSLSQFNRSFRRVTSKSPTEYRSELRSKGAVVAHAA; this comes from the coding sequence ATGAACTCCTCAGAGCAATTCGCTCCCGCCACTTATGAACGTCTTCTGAACGGAGAACTGTTTCAGAACTATCGGGAAGCCTTCCAAACAACGACCGGACTCCGCCTGAGCCTGGATACCGCAGAAACCATCCGGCCGGAATCGGCGATCCCAACCGTCACCCGCCTGCGCCTGCCGGTGCGTGTCTCTGAAAAGGTCGTGGCTTGGGTCACCATGCAACCTGTGGTCGTCCAGAGCGACAAGTACAGCAACTTCGAAGACGTAGCCCGTGCCATGCTAGAGAAGGATGCCAGTGCCGCTGAGATCAAGTCCGCACGGGAAACGTACAGCAAGATGTCCGCAGTGACACGCGCGCGTCTCAAGGCCGTCCAAACCCTGCTGCAGGTTCTGGCCGTTCAACTGAGTGAAGTTGCTGAGCAACTGTTTTTGGAAGCGACAGAGAGCGAACCTGCCCCAGTCCGCAAAGCCCGCGAGTTCGTCATGAAGCATCTCTCTGAAGCCATGTTCCTTGAAGACGTGGCACGATATGCCGGCGTAAGCGCCTTCCACTTCTGCAAGGTCTTCAAGAAGCACACCGGCCATACGTTCACCAGCTATGTGAACCACGTCCGCGTCGAGCATGCGAAGAAGCTCCTTATGAAGCCCCGCTACTGTGTGACCGAAGTTGCCTTTGATGCCGGCTTTCAGTCCCTCTCCCAGTTCAACCGCAGTTTCCGCCGTGTGACCTCCAAATCACCAACGGAATATCGCAGTGAGCTCCGCTCGAAGGGGGCGGTTGTAGCACACGCCGCCTGA
- a CDS encoding c-type cytochrome domain-containing protein, translating into MTKPRSLTGIAVLAMLGLAPSCVSTWMQNAAESETAPGDYSALENAQFPGSSERVSFSRHVKPILKLKCLPCHTSEVIATAYRLDTKKAAFASGPAGSRIVPGDPKKSLLLNVAGVHRNIAVMPPVGNRLTEAESRLLTRWIKEGASWPEGTAGHLQAP; encoded by the coding sequence ATGACCAAGCCCCGTTCTCTCACAGGCATCGCAGTCCTCGCGATGCTCGGACTGGCACCATCCTGTGTCTCTACCTGGATGCAGAATGCTGCCGAATCCGAAACGGCCCCAGGGGACTACAGCGCGCTCGAGAATGCGCAATTCCCCGGTTCATCGGAAAGGGTGAGTTTCAGCCGGCATGTGAAGCCGATCCTGAAATTGAAGTGCCTGCCGTGTCATACCAGCGAAGTCATCGCTACCGCCTACCGGCTCGATACCAAGAAGGCTGCCTTCGCTTCCGGCCCAGCAGGCTCGCGCATTGTACCGGGAGATCCCAAGAAGAGTCTCCTGCTGAACGTTGCGGGGGTGCACCGGAACATCGCCGTGATGCCGCCAGTCGGGAACCGGCTGACTGAGGCAGAATCCCGCCTGCTCACACGCTGGATCAAGGAAGGCGCGTCCTGGCCTGAGGGAACTGCGGGACACCTTCAAGCTCCGTGA
- a CDS encoding universal stress protein, with the protein MKIVCGTDFSEAAKDAAEVAAAMAAKLEVPLHLIHCVSDWLVPADMPTDEFLEPDARRSLTAESLRLSKPGLKISTELLHGNAAHHLLAASASETVCLVVGSTGKGTMQRLLLGSVSEHISQKCMAPVLVVKEKESLLDWLDGEVPLRTLCAAEFTESGDDAVQAMKLLTGLGELSFEVAHIIATDMLLIQAAGFISQPITDDAEAPEKIVSLQRDLADQSRDALGIVPDAVYIRQSLGNPAYEFLSLAHERNTELIVLGSHHRQGLSRLAHPSFSRRILGHSTANVLCVPICVAANQREHRGHLATVFSDID; encoded by the coding sequence ATGAAAATTGTATGTGGCACAGACTTCTCCGAAGCAGCGAAGGACGCCGCGGAAGTCGCAGCGGCCATGGCCGCAAAACTCGAGGTGCCCCTTCATCTCATCCACTGTGTATCAGACTGGCTCGTACCAGCAGACATGCCCACGGATGAGTTCCTGGAGCCCGACGCGCGCCGCTCACTCACTGCTGAATCACTCAGACTCTCGAAGCCAGGCCTGAAAATTTCTACAGAACTGCTTCACGGCAATGCCGCGCATCACCTCCTTGCAGCCTCTGCGTCAGAGACCGTGTGCCTGGTAGTGGGCTCCACCGGAAAGGGGACCATGCAGAGGCTCCTGCTCGGGAGTGTATCAGAGCACATTTCTCAAAAGTGCATGGCACCAGTGCTGGTCGTAAAAGAGAAAGAGTCTCTTCTCGACTGGCTCGACGGTGAAGTGCCACTCCGTACGCTGTGTGCGGCGGAGTTCACCGAGAGCGGCGATGACGCCGTTCAAGCGATGAAGCTTCTGACGGGCCTGGGCGAGCTGTCCTTTGAAGTGGCACACATCATCGCCACAGACATGCTGCTGATCCAGGCCGCTGGCTTCATCAGCCAACCGATAACAGACGACGCAGAAGCACCGGAGAAAATTGTATCCCTGCAAAGAGACCTTGCGGACCAAAGTAGAGACGCTCTGGGCATCGTTCCAGACGCCGTTTACATCCGGCAATCCTTGGGAAATCCGGCCTATGAATTTCTCAGCCTCGCCCACGAACGGAATACCGAACTGATTGTGCTCGGCTCGCACCATCGCCAGGGACTGAGCCGCCTTGCCCATCCCTCGTTTTCTCGAAGAATCCTGGGCCATTCGACCGCCAACGTCCTTTGCGTTCCTATCTGCGTGGCAGCGAACCAACGAGAACACCGTGGTCACCTTGCTACAGTATTCTCTGATATCGATTAG
- a CDS encoding helix-turn-helix transcriptional regulator, producing MATDPDVAERALIQRVIARLVTDIANPPDLAELAKEASLPPYQLSSIFGRILGKSIPSVLRAKRMEIAATLLLETDLQVGAFAAKVGYNNLRAFHQAFTLEIGLGPLTYRQGNPRRA from the coding sequence ATGGCCACCGACCCCGATGTCGCCGAACGAGCGTTGATCCAGCGAGTAATTGCTCGTCTGGTGACGGACATTGCGAATCCTCCCGACCTCGCGGAGTTGGCCAAGGAAGCATCACTGCCCCCCTACCAGTTGAGCAGCATATTCGGTCGCATCTTGGGCAAATCCATTCCGTCCGTTCTCAGAGCAAAACGAATGGAGATCGCTGCGACACTGCTGCTGGAGACGGATTTGCAGGTGGGAGCGTTCGCTGCAAAGGTGGGCTACAACAACTTGAGAGCATTCCACCAAGCATTCACCCTCGAAATTGGCCTTGGGCCCTTAACGTACCGTCAAGGCAACCCTCGAAGAGCCTGA
- a CDS encoding sulfite exporter TauE/SafE family protein gives MEFSDLLGVTFGFLVGASLGLTGGGGSIFAVPLLLYGLSVPVGTAMGLSLATVGVTAGFGALLRFLHGEVEARAGLLFAMGGMITAQLGTTLGRHIAPALLLSTFAVLMGYVGWRMWRGRADDEQPENSRCIARGPGRFGVECYLRLGGGGAVAGLLSGLFGVGGGFIIVPTLLMVTGMSIHSAVATSLLVIFLISLSGVAAHVAHGQLFPMPLSLVFVTGGIAGMLLGNAMRARLSGQGLQRVFALGMWLVAIWMLAKNVSAR, from the coding sequence ATGGAATTTTCGGACCTACTCGGTGTGACCTTCGGCTTTCTCGTCGGAGCATCGCTGGGCCTGACCGGAGGAGGAGGCTCAATCTTTGCAGTTCCATTGTTGCTCTATGGTCTTTCTGTTCCAGTGGGCACCGCGATGGGGCTGAGCCTGGCCACTGTTGGGGTTACTGCGGGATTCGGCGCTCTACTGAGGTTTCTACATGGGGAGGTGGAGGCCAGGGCGGGTCTGCTCTTCGCCATGGGCGGCATGATCACCGCCCAATTGGGCACGACCTTGGGTCGCCATATCGCCCCGGCTCTGTTGCTCAGCACGTTTGCCGTGCTCATGGGATATGTGGGCTGGCGCATGTGGCGCGGACGCGCGGATGACGAACAGCCGGAAAACAGTCGTTGCATTGCACGGGGGCCGGGCAGGTTTGGTGTGGAGTGTTATCTCCGTTTGGGCGGCGGTGGAGCTGTAGCGGGGCTGCTTTCCGGGTTGTTTGGTGTAGGAGGCGGCTTCATCATCGTGCCGACGTTGTTGATGGTCACCGGAATGAGCATTCACAGCGCGGTAGCGACATCGCTGCTGGTCATTTTCCTGATTTCGCTCTCGGGTGTGGCTGCTCACGTGGCGCATGGACAGCTATTTCCCATGCCCCTCAGCCTGGTGTTTGTCACAGGAGGCATTGCCGGCATGCTGCTCGGCAATGCCATGCGCGCACGCCTCTCGGGACAAGGTCTGCAACGAGTGTTCGCCCTCGGGATGTGGCTCGTAGCCATCTGGATGCTGGCGAAAAACGTTTCTGCTCGCTAG
- a CDS encoding MBL fold metallo-hydrolase translates to MYLRQVYDPHLAQYAYVIGCQKTGEAIVIDPLRDVAQYHAIAEAEGLRLSAVAETHIHADFVSGAREFAADGKMAVFLSAEGGPDWQSEWARDLPNTHLLRDGDEFHIGNIKLQAVHTPGHTPEHLCYLVTDEGGGADEPIALVSGDFLFVGDVGRPDLLEQAAGIAGTQEAGASQLYQSLKKLRDMPEHLQILPAHGAGSACGKSLGAVPVSTLGYEKKFNHALKLALNGTEESFVKFILEGQPEPPLYFANMKRVNKLGPAILGEAPAPPRVALTEVSERLTEPGFVVLDARSDRKAFISGHLQGSLYAPAKGDFSGLAGSYLMPEETVVLVVDSEDQVSGLTTQLRRIGFDHIAGWLSANELAKAGWGTLRDVPTVTFSELHELIQGEPTMRILDVRRAGEFAAGHLRGAVNIAHTRLRARSTELAKEAPLVVHCQSGNRAAAAVAWLQREGRRVYFVDDSFKNVPIALLA, encoded by the coding sequence ATGTATCTGCGACAAGTTTACGATCCACACCTGGCTCAGTACGCCTATGTCATCGGCTGTCAGAAGACGGGCGAGGCCATAGTCATCGACCCCTTGCGCGATGTTGCTCAATATCACGCCATTGCAGAGGCGGAGGGGTTGAGACTCTCTGCAGTCGCCGAGACCCACATTCATGCCGACTTCGTTAGCGGCGCACGCGAATTCGCTGCTGATGGCAAAATGGCGGTTTTTCTCTCTGCTGAGGGAGGACCAGATTGGCAGTCTGAGTGGGCCAGGGACCTGCCAAATACCCACCTGCTGCGCGATGGCGACGAATTCCATATCGGCAACATCAAGCTGCAGGCCGTGCACACGCCGGGGCATACCCCTGAGCATCTCTGCTACCTTGTCACGGATGAAGGAGGCGGGGCAGATGAACCGATTGCGCTTGTGTCCGGCGACTTTCTGTTTGTCGGTGACGTCGGGAGGCCGGACCTGCTTGAGCAGGCTGCGGGGATCGCTGGTACCCAGGAGGCGGGCGCTTCACAGCTCTACCAGAGTTTGAAGAAGCTTCGTGACATGCCTGAGCACCTGCAAATTCTCCCTGCTCATGGAGCGGGTAGTGCCTGTGGCAAATCGCTCGGCGCAGTCCCGGTCTCGACTCTGGGTTACGAGAAGAAATTCAATCATGCGCTCAAGCTTGCCTTGAACGGCACGGAGGAGTCTTTTGTGAAGTTCATTCTCGAAGGACAGCCCGAGCCTCCGCTCTACTTCGCCAACATGAAACGGGTGAACAAGTTGGGACCTGCAATACTCGGTGAGGCGCCTGCTCCGCCAAGGGTGGCCCTCACCGAAGTCAGCGAGCGATTGACGGAACCGGGCTTCGTGGTGCTCGACGCACGGTCTGATCGGAAGGCCTTCATCTCCGGCCACCTTCAAGGCAGCCTCTATGCTCCTGCAAAGGGAGACTTCTCCGGGTTGGCGGGATCCTATCTCATGCCTGAAGAGACAGTAGTACTGGTAGTGGATTCTGAAGATCAAGTGTCTGGCCTGACGACGCAACTGCGCCGAATTGGTTTTGATCACATCGCTGGCTGGCTCTCAGCGAATGAACTGGCAAAGGCTGGCTGGGGTACACTCAGGGATGTCCCCACGGTGACCTTCAGTGAACTGCACGAACTCATCCAGGGAGAGCCGACCATGCGCATTCTCGACGTGCGCCGCGCTGGAGAGTTTGCAGCCGGGCACCTACGCGGTGCGGTGAATATTGCCCACACGCGCTTGCGAGCACGCTCGACTGAATTGGCAAAGGAAGCACCGCTCGTCGTACATTGCCAGAGTGGCAATCGGGCTGCGGCAGCCGTAGCCTGGCTGCAGAGGGAGGGCCGTCGGGTGTACTTCGTTGACGACTCGTTCAAAAACGTACCTATCGCGCTTCTAGCCTGA
- a CDS encoding rhodanese-like domain-containing protein yields MKTISPKQLHERQQRGEPVPLLDVRTLAEHAEVHVPGVHLIPLDKLDAEKMAITAGFTKDTPLYVFCRSGSRAKQAAEKLERAGFSACHVVDGGTVGWAEAGLPVNRGAGKVISLERQVRIAAGLLVLMGVLLSWWVHPALVWLSGFVGAGLIFAGMTDWCGMGMLLARMPWNQAKSSPQMPTCPAPTAR; encoded by the coding sequence ATGAAAACCATATCTCCCAAACAGCTTCACGAACGCCAGCAACGTGGAGAACCTGTTCCTCTGCTGGATGTACGCACTCTCGCTGAGCATGCGGAGGTGCACGTGCCGGGCGTACACCTCATCCCGTTGGATAAACTGGACGCTGAGAAGATGGCAATCACAGCAGGATTTACTAAAGACACACCTCTGTATGTGTTCTGCCGCTCTGGCAGCCGTGCCAAACAAGCAGCTGAAAAGCTGGAGCGTGCAGGCTTCTCCGCATGCCACGTCGTCGATGGCGGTACCGTCGGATGGGCGGAGGCGGGTCTTCCAGTGAATCGTGGGGCAGGCAAAGTGATTTCCCTTGAGCGGCAGGTGCGCATCGCTGCAGGCCTGCTGGTCCTGATGGGAGTCCTGCTGTCCTGGTGGGTGCATCCTGCCCTTGTGTGGCTCTCGGGCTTCGTCGGAGCGGGTCTGATTTTCGCCGGCATGACTGACTGGTGCGGCATGGGCATGCTCCTCGCCAGGATGCCGTGGAATCAAGCAAAGAGCTCTCCTCAAATGCCCACCTGCCCTGCACCAACCGCTCGCTGA
- a CDS encoding rhodanese-like domain-containing protein, whose amino-acid sequence MRAHDSNISKLGHVLSETMTRVVVTTGLAACGLVVLWWLADHRRGMRWARSVIGWRFPVVRQISSTALAEWLRDERREPPVLWDVRTREEYETSHLPQAIHVPLGISGEELRQRLEQARGRAMVCYCAAGYRGAEMARRLGKMGALEVYNLAGGIFDWANEAQALMSDGERGGTRVHSYRRLFRRLLRPERRMNKNG is encoded by the coding sequence ATGCGCGCGCACGATTCGAACATTTCAAAGCTTGGCCACGTCTTGTCCGAGACCATGACACGGGTGGTGGTGACGACGGGTTTGGCTGCTTGTGGGTTGGTAGTGCTATGGTGGCTGGCAGATCATCGCAGGGGAATGCGCTGGGCACGGTCAGTGATCGGCTGGCGTTTTCCGGTTGTCCGTCAGATTTCTTCAACGGCTCTGGCGGAGTGGCTTAGGGATGAGCGCCGAGAACCGCCTGTGCTCTGGGATGTGCGTACCCGCGAGGAATATGAAACGAGCCATCTACCGCAGGCAATCCACGTGCCACTGGGGATATCAGGTGAAGAATTGCGCCAGCGCCTGGAACAGGCTAGAGGGCGGGCAATGGTGTGCTATTGCGCGGCCGGATACCGGGGTGCAGAGATGGCACGTCGACTGGGTAAAATGGGAGCGCTGGAGGTATACAACCTGGCAGGGGGAATCTTCGACTGGGCCAATGAGGCTCAAGCATTGATGAGTGATGGAGAGCGGGGGGGGACCCGAGTGCACTCATACCGCCGCCTGTTTCGGAGGCTGCTGAGACCGGAACGGAGGATGAACAAGAACGGATGA